A genome region from Hymenobacter tibetensis includes the following:
- the smpB gene encoding SsrA-binding protein SmpB, translating into MVSKKEDTPKRVNILNRRASYEYAFLAKYDAGIMLQGTEIKSIRDGSVQIQDGFCVFQPDGSLWVHGLTIAKYTAGTYNNHEPTRPRKLLLNKRELNQLANKNQEQGLTIIPIRMFVNDRGFAKLEIALAKGKKLFDKRDSIKEKDQKRELDRARDY; encoded by the coding sequence ATCGTGAGTAAAAAAGAAGATACCCCCAAGCGCGTAAACATCCTGAACCGCCGCGCCTCCTACGAATATGCTTTCTTAGCGAAGTATGATGCGGGCATCATGCTGCAAGGCACCGAAATCAAAAGCATTCGGGATGGTAGCGTGCAGATTCAAGACGGTTTCTGCGTGTTCCAACCCGACGGCAGCCTGTGGGTGCATGGCCTGACCATTGCCAAGTACACCGCTGGCACCTACAACAACCACGAGCCAACCCGCCCGCGCAAACTGCTGCTCAACAAGCGTGAGCTAAACCAACTGGCCAACAAAAATCAGGAGCAAGGCCTCACCATCATTCCCATCCGGATGTTCGTTAACGACCGGGGGTTTGCCAAGCTGGAAATTGCGCTAGCCAAAGGCAAGAAGCTGTTCGATAAGCGGGACAGCATCAAAGAAAAAGACCAGAAGCGTGAGCTAGACCGCGCCCGGGACTATTAA
- a CDS encoding HNH endonuclease, with protein MDQKVLVLNGDYTAITLCSVQKAFVLLFLEKAEMIANSENGVLRTVSKSYPKPSIIRLQRYVRVPYKGIALSRHNIMKRDHFECQYCGSTKNLTLDHVLPRSRGGDSSWGNLLTACSRCNHAKGHRTPQEAGLTIRQQPKKPTLSGFLKLSAGTIDHNWHAYLTN; from the coding sequence ATGGATCAAAAAGTCCTAGTTCTGAATGGCGATTACACAGCCATCACGCTGTGCAGTGTGCAGAAGGCATTTGTTTTACTGTTTTTAGAGAAGGCCGAGATGATTGCCAACTCGGAAAACGGCGTGCTACGAACTGTTAGCAAGTCGTATCCCAAGCCCAGCATCATCCGATTGCAGCGCTACGTGCGTGTGCCGTACAAGGGCATTGCCCTAAGCCGCCACAACATCATGAAGCGTGACCATTTCGAGTGTCAATATTGCGGCTCCACCAAAAACCTAACCCTCGACCACGTGTTGCCTCGCTCGCGCGGCGGTGATTCCAGTTGGGGTAACTTGCTTACGGCTTGCTCCCGGTGCAACCATGCCAAAGGGCACCGTACCCCACAGGAGGCCGGCCTTACGATAAGACAGCAGCCGAAGAAACCCACCTTGTCTGGTTTCCTCAAGCTGAGTGCCGGTACCATCGACCATAATTGGCACGCCTATCTAACCAACTAA
- a CDS encoding ArsI/CadI family heavy metal resistance metalloenzyme yields the protein MEPAVFPRMHVSLYVSDLTATVNFYTAFFGQPAAKIRRGYAKYVLDKPSLIISFVENPERVASNFGHLGFQVETVEEMEQRLAVAHKFGLVAREEMGTSCCYAKQDKFWVNDPDGVEWEVYYFHADAEFNDPRYQQEYDQADASNTQCCIAPTAKAQPATLNVLDTAPMAFPLTAATPVIAPATACAPGGGCC from the coding sequence ATGGAACCTGCTGTTTTCCCCCGGATGCACGTCTCGCTGTACGTCTCCGACCTAACCGCCACAGTTAATTTCTACACTGCTTTCTTTGGCCAGCCCGCTGCCAAAATCCGCCGCGGCTACGCCAAATACGTGTTGGATAAGCCTTCCTTAATTATCTCTTTCGTCGAGAATCCGGAACGCGTGGCAAGCAACTTCGGGCACCTTGGCTTTCAGGTGGAGACTGTGGAAGAAATGGAGCAACGATTGGCTGTTGCGCACAAGTTCGGCTTGGTTGCTCGAGAAGAAATGGGTACTAGCTGCTGCTACGCCAAACAAGACAAATTCTGGGTCAACGACCCCGACGGTGTGGAATGGGAAGTATATTACTTCCACGCCGATGCCGAGTTCAATGACCCACGCTATCAGCAAGAGTACGACCAAGCCGACGCAAGCAACACCCAATGCTGCATTGCCCCAACCGCCAAGGCGCAACCAGCTACACTAAACGTACTAGATACTGCGCCAATGGCTTTTCCGCTAACAGCGGCTACTCCGGTTATAGCGCCTGCCACTGCGTGTGCTCCTGGCGGCGGATGCTGCTAG
- a CDS encoding alpha/beta fold hydrolase, whose protein sequence is MSYIKAGQDANGEDIKLHYTDQGQGQTVVLIHGWPQSHEAWTYQLGELPKHGLRVVAYTRRGFGNSSKPFEGYDYDTLADDLKAVLDTLDLQNVTLVGFSMGGGEVARYMSRHGGARVAKVAFISAVTPYLLKTDDNPDGVPQSVFDDIQANIAKDRFDFLQSFGKDFYGVGALSKPVSQAVLDWSFGMASLGSHQATVQCATAFATTDFRSDLAAISVPALVIHGEDDKTVPIKNSGERMSQHLKHATYVVYDGAPHGLFITDKDKLNRDLVAFATGSSVEASK, encoded by the coding sequence ATGAGCTACATCAAAGCCGGCCAAGATGCCAACGGCGAAGACATCAAACTGCATTATACCGACCAAGGACAAGGCCAAACAGTAGTACTGATTCATGGCTGGCCCCAAAGCCACGAGGCCTGGACCTACCAGCTCGGAGAATTGCCCAAACACGGCTTGCGCGTAGTGGCCTACACGCGCCGCGGTTTCGGAAACTCCTCTAAGCCTTTCGAAGGCTACGACTACGATACGCTGGCCGACGACTTGAAAGCTGTGCTTGACACGCTTGACCTGCAAAACGTAACGCTGGTTGGTTTCTCGATGGGCGGTGGCGAAGTAGCTCGCTACATGAGCCGCCACGGCGGAGCCCGAGTAGCTAAAGTGGCTTTCATTTCTGCAGTAACGCCTTACCTGTTGAAAACCGACGACAACCCCGACGGGGTGCCTCAGTCGGTGTTCGACGATATCCAAGCCAACATTGCCAAAGACCGGTTCGACTTTCTTCAGTCTTTTGGCAAAGACTTCTACGGCGTGGGTGCGCTAAGCAAACCCGTTAGCCAAGCCGTGCTCGACTGGTCGTTTGGTATGGCCTCGCTTGGCTCGCACCAGGCCACGGTGCAGTGCGCCACTGCGTTTGCTACCACTGACTTCCGCTCTGACCTTGCCGCTATCAGCGTGCCAGCGCTTGTGATTCATGGCGAAGACGACAAAACCGTGCCCATCAAAAACAGCGGCGAGCGGATGAGCCAGCACCTGAAGCATGCCACCTACGTGGTGTACGACGGAGCCCCCCACGGCCTCTTCATCACCGACAAAGACAAACTGAACCGCGACCTAGTCGCATTTGCAACCGGTTCGTCGGTGGAAGCCAGCAAATAG
- a CDS encoding arsenate reductase ArsC, giving the protein MSTTSNILVLCTGNSCRSQLLHGYLQQQLAGRATVYSAGVEVHGLNPRAVQVMAEDGVNISHHTSNHVDEYSAVPFDFVLTVCDHANEVCPAFPSSAQKLHHNFPDPAKATGTEEEVMQEFRSVRDQVKDYARDFVRAQFATT; this is encoded by the coding sequence ATGTCCACTACCTCAAATATCCTGGTGCTCTGCACCGGTAATTCCTGTCGTAGCCAATTGCTACACGGCTACCTCCAGCAACAACTCGCAGGCCGGGCTACCGTGTACAGCGCAGGGGTGGAAGTCCATGGCCTCAACCCCAGGGCAGTACAGGTGATGGCCGAGGATGGCGTGAATATCTCTCACCACACCAGCAACCACGTAGACGAGTACTCGGCTGTACCGTTTGATTTCGTGCTCACTGTCTGTGACCACGCCAACGAAGTGTGCCCCGCCTTTCCTTCATCCGCGCAAAAACTGCATCACAACTTCCCCGACCCCGCCAAAGCAACGGGCACTGAAGAAGAAGTGATGCAGGAATTCCGCTCAGTCCGCGACCAGGTGAAAGACTATGCTCGTGACTTTGTACGGGCGCAATTTGCCACCACCTAA
- a CDS encoding DUF3298 and DUF4163 domain-containing protein, with protein MSFPTSLVALRFAVLCMAGLFTACQSNTNSGAAATTVGNEQALAPATLQNSAGTWYRCYRGTVGPDTVTLHLQTWPTGFENRNQPTFFGCYSGADGQPHELTPDFDAVSSSDSVLVRDHNPSLLNEEANGPLWRLKLNGNELTGTRAAHPIRLREVQLPGSIALVSRYFTDSLAAFPKQPKSPHGRISLHTLLPANNSESERKALMTGMLRGLRGDTLDSQAAPASLEQYWQQQKSAFAKDYRADAADLAQDRPTEPDSSAAPSYDYMLRYEDQTVTHVFWNQDNLLSVGFFTYSYTGGAHGNYGTRATTFDMRTGKALRYADIFRPDATVSLSNLLDQAVRRTLRQTATTKLDEFLFVKKMPVSHNVYLTRSGAIFIYTPYEIASYAQGEIQVFVPLEQLRPLLRPGLPWGGGEISQR; from the coding sequence ATGAGCTTTCCTACCTCCTTAGTTGCCCTGCGCTTTGCCGTTTTGTGTATGGCTGGGCTATTTACCGCCTGTCAATCCAACACCAACTCGGGTGCAGCAGCCACCACCGTAGGGAACGAGCAGGCACTTGCTCCTGCGACCCTACAAAATTCTGCTGGCACCTGGTATCGGTGCTACCGCGGTACGGTAGGCCCCGATACCGTGACGCTGCACCTCCAGACGTGGCCAACCGGCTTCGAGAACCGCAACCAACCCACTTTTTTCGGGTGCTATAGCGGCGCGGATGGCCAGCCGCACGAACTGACGCCTGATTTCGATGCCGTTTCATCGTCCGACAGCGTACTGGTGCGCGACCACAACCCGAGCCTGTTAAATGAGGAGGCCAATGGCCCGCTCTGGCGGTTGAAACTGAATGGCAACGAGCTAACCGGCACCCGGGCCGCACATCCTATTCGGCTGCGCGAAGTGCAACTTCCCGGTAGCATTGCCTTGGTTTCACGTTACTTCACCGACTCTCTGGCGGCTTTTCCCAAGCAGCCAAAGTCACCGCATGGCCGCATTAGCTTGCATACTCTCTTGCCCGCCAACAACTCCGAGTCAGAGCGCAAGGCGCTAATGACTGGTATGCTGCGTGGCTTGCGCGGTGATACGCTGGATTCGCAGGCGGCGCCAGCCTCTTTAGAGCAGTACTGGCAACAGCAAAAAAGTGCATTCGCTAAAGACTACCGGGCCGATGCCGCCGACCTCGCACAAGATCGTCCCACGGAACCCGACAGCAGCGCGGCTCCTTCCTACGACTACATGCTGCGCTACGAAGACCAAACGGTAACGCACGTTTTCTGGAATCAGGACAACCTGCTAAGCGTAGGCTTTTTCACGTACAGCTACACCGGGGGCGCCCACGGCAACTACGGCACCCGTGCCACCACCTTCGATATGCGCACGGGCAAGGCGTTGCGCTACGCAGACATCTTCCGGCCTGATGCCACCGTTTCGCTCAGCAACCTGCTCGACCAAGCAGTCCGCCGTACCCTGCGCCAAACTGCTACCACCAAGCTCGATGAGTTCTTGTTCGTGAAGAAGATGCCGGTCAGCCACAACGTGTACCTCACGCGTAGCGGCGCAATATTCATCTACACGCCCTACGAAATTGCCTCGTATGCGCAAGGAGAGATTCAGGTATTCGTACCTCTCGAACAGCTAAGGCCCTTATTGAGACCTGGCTTGCCGTGGGGTGGAGGAGAGATAAGCCAACGCTAA
- a CDS encoding glycoside hydrolase family 3 C-terminal domain-containing protein — translation MKKPIIILSLAALVGGLLNVSQKSSANATQKVASSKPEDMPFRNPDLPIDQRVDDLVGRLTLPEKVSQMLNGSPAVDRLGIPAYNWWNEALHGVARTSMKTTVFPQAIGMAATFDKDAMLQMATITSDEARAVHQEYVRRGERGIYQGLTFWTPNINIFRDPRWGRGQETYGEDPYLTGQLGSALVKGFQGDDPKYLKITACAKHFAVHSGPEPSRHEFNAKISDYDLWDTYLPAFRDLIVDAKVAGVMCAYNAYASQPCCGSDKLMNEILYDKWKFNGYVTSDCDGINDFWQHHKTDPDAATAAANAVLHGTDIECATGKLFTYNSLLESVQRGLITEKQLDVSVKRLYKIRFQLGMFDPVERVKYAQIPMSVVESKPHQAHALKMAHESLVLLKNDKNTLPLRKDLKKIVVLGPNADNDAVQLGNYNGFPTNNVTPLEGIKAKLGTGTEVKYMQGVDYASNTVYEAFDINKNLVSDGQQGFKAEYFTGTNLEGKPVATAIENGLDRYLANTKVEIVKGLPAENISARYTTTFTPEKSEELAFQITGDDGYRLFVDNKLVIDNWKSRGVSTTQHIMKVEAGKRMELKIEYCQTDRRTILKFTGAHVVPMNAAAILSEVKDADAIVFVGGISPRLEGEEMKVDVEGFSGGDRTSIALPKVQTELMKVLHSSGKPVVFVMMTGSAIGCPWEAANLPAIVNTWYGGQSAGTALADVLFGDYNPAGRLPVTFYKSESQLPPFDNYDMAGRTYRYFKDTPLFPFGHGLSYTTFKYSNLKVLPSVQTGKPVAVSVEVQNTGKRPGDEVVQLYVKHVGAKGRVAIHALEGFERLPLKAGEKKTVRFTLTPRQLAMLDAKAQRIQQAGKVQVFVGGSQPLSTELTAGRVLKADVALTGSAFVVDKN, via the coding sequence ATGAAGAAACCCATCATCATCCTGTCGTTAGCGGCCCTAGTAGGTGGCCTGTTGAACGTGAGTCAGAAGAGTAGTGCCAATGCCACCCAGAAAGTGGCAAGCAGCAAACCAGAGGACATGCCTTTCCGCAATCCTGATCTGCCCATTGATCAGCGGGTAGATGACCTAGTGGGGCGACTGACCTTGCCGGAAAAAGTATCACAGATGCTGAATGGCTCGCCGGCCGTTGATCGGCTGGGCATTCCGGCGTACAACTGGTGGAACGAGGCGCTGCATGGCGTGGCCCGCACCAGCATGAAAACGACGGTTTTCCCACAGGCAATTGGCATGGCTGCTACCTTCGACAAAGACGCCATGCTGCAAATGGCCACCATCACGTCCGACGAAGCCCGAGCGGTGCACCAGGAGTATGTGCGGCGCGGAGAGCGAGGCATCTACCAAGGCCTCACGTTCTGGACCCCAAACATCAACATCTTCCGCGACCCGCGGTGGGGTAGGGGCCAGGAGACCTACGGGGAGGATCCTTATCTGACAGGTCAGTTGGGGTCGGCGCTGGTGAAAGGATTTCAGGGCGACGACCCGAAGTATTTGAAAATTACGGCCTGCGCCAAGCATTTTGCCGTGCACAGCGGTCCTGAACCTTCGCGCCACGAGTTCAACGCCAAAATCAGCGACTATGACCTGTGGGATACCTACCTGCCTGCGTTCCGCGACCTGATTGTGGACGCCAAAGTAGCCGGCGTGATGTGCGCCTACAACGCGTACGCCAGTCAGCCTTGCTGCGGCAGCGACAAGCTGATGAACGAGATTCTGTACGACAAGTGGAAGTTTAACGGGTACGTCACGTCCGACTGCGACGGCATCAACGACTTCTGGCAACACCACAAAACCGACCCTGACGCTGCTACCGCCGCCGCCAACGCCGTGCTGCACGGCACCGACATAGAGTGCGCTACGGGTAAGCTCTTCACCTATAATTCCTTGCTGGAATCGGTGCAGCGCGGGCTGATAACGGAAAAGCAACTGGACGTGTCGGTGAAGCGGCTCTACAAGATTCGCTTTCAGCTGGGCATGTTCGACCCGGTGGAGCGCGTGAAATACGCGCAGATTCCGATGAGCGTAGTGGAAAGCAAGCCGCATCAGGCCCACGCCCTCAAAATGGCGCACGAGTCGTTGGTGTTGCTCAAAAACGACAAGAACACGTTGCCGCTACGCAAAGACCTCAAAAAGATAGTGGTGCTTGGCCCCAACGCCGACAACGACGCCGTACAACTCGGCAACTACAACGGCTTCCCAACCAACAACGTGACGCCGCTGGAAGGCATCAAGGCCAAACTGGGCACTGGCACCGAGGTGAAGTACATGCAGGGCGTGGACTACGCCAGCAACACAGTGTACGAAGCCTTCGACATCAACAAAAACTTGGTGTCCGACGGCCAGCAAGGCTTCAAAGCCGAGTACTTCACGGGTACCAACCTGGAAGGGAAGCCGGTAGCCACGGCCATCGAAAACGGCCTGGACCGGTACTTGGCCAACACCAAGGTGGAGATTGTGAAAGGGCTGCCGGCCGAGAATATTTCGGCGCGCTACACCACCACGTTCACCCCCGAAAAGTCGGAGGAGCTAGCTTTCCAGATCACCGGCGACGATGGCTACCGCTTGTTCGTAGACAACAAGCTGGTGATTGACAACTGGAAAAGCCGCGGTGTTTCCACCACGCAACACATCATGAAAGTGGAGGCTGGGAAAAGGATGGAACTGAAGATTGAATATTGCCAGACCGACCGCCGCACCATTCTCAAATTCACGGGGGCACATGTGGTACCCATGAACGCCGCCGCTATTCTGAGCGAAGTGAAAGATGCCGATGCTATTGTGTTTGTGGGAGGCATCTCGCCGCGACTGGAAGGCGAGGAAATGAAAGTGGATGTGGAAGGCTTCAGTGGGGGCGACCGAACCAGCATTGCGCTGCCCAAGGTACAAACCGAGCTAATGAAAGTGTTGCACTCCTCAGGCAAACCCGTAGTGTTCGTCATGATGACGGGCAGCGCCATCGGGTGCCCCTGGGAGGCCGCCAACTTGCCAGCCATTGTGAATACGTGGTACGGCGGGCAGTCGGCGGGTACGGCCCTGGCCGACGTGCTGTTCGGTGACTATAATCCGGCTGGCCGCTTGCCCGTGACGTTCTACAAATCGGAAAGCCAACTCCCTCCCTTCGATAACTACGACATGGCGGGCCGTACGTACCGCTACTTCAAGGATACGCCCTTGTTTCCTTTCGGCCACGGCCTGAGCTATACCACCTTTAAGTACAGCAACTTGAAAGTGCTACCAAGCGTGCAAACCGGCAAGCCTGTTGCCGTGAGCGTGGAGGTACAGAACACCGGTAAGCGTCCGGGCGACGAAGTGGTGCAGCTCTATGTGAAACATGTGGGCGCTAAAGGCCGCGTAGCCATTCATGCCCTGGAAGGGTTCGAGCGGCTGCCATTGAAGGCCGGCGAGAAGAAAACAGTGCGTTTTACGCTTACGCCACGGCAACTGGCTATGCTCGATGCCAAAGCACAGCGCATACAGCAGGCAGGCAAGGTCCAGGTGTTCGTTGGGGGCAGCCAGCCCCTAAGCACTGAACTAACCGCTGGGCGCGTATTGAAGGCTGATGTGGCATTGACTGGCTCTGCTTTCGTGGTTGATAAAAATTAA
- a CDS encoding ArsR/SmtB family transcription factor produces MTYAKTAVFTDEQQQLARVAKALAHPARVAIIQLLASKKTCISGDIAAELPLSRTTVSQHLQELKALGLIRGEIDGLTVCYCLNTELLRQVQQQFSAFFTEAMAVEACSPGTTCC; encoded by the coding sequence ATGACCTACGCCAAAACCGCAGTCTTTACTGACGAGCAACAGCAACTTGCTCGCGTGGCAAAGGCCCTTGCACACCCGGCTCGGGTGGCCATCATTCAACTACTGGCTTCCAAGAAAACTTGCATTTCCGGTGACATTGCGGCCGAGTTGCCTCTCTCTCGCACGACGGTTTCACAGCATTTGCAAGAGTTGAAAGCCCTAGGATTGATTCGGGGCGAAATTGATGGACTTACCGTCTGCTACTGCCTCAACACCGAGTTGCTTCGCCAAGTGCAGCAGCAATTCAGTGCCTTTTTCACCGAGGCCATGGCTGTTGAAGCCTGCTCGCCTGGTACTACTTGCTGCTAA
- a CDS encoding C40 family peptidase: MEHGICALSVVPVRAEPTDKAEIVTQLVFGECYSILLAQGQWIQIRTTADQYVGWMDVKQHTSITTDYLAAWQAQDHPRTLDVVQIVSDPDTRIPVQLGSRLPFFDGMTLRLGERQLFYNGAATNPQNGHGPHGPLDARLRLLQKMALVYLKAPYLWGGKSLFGIDCSGLMQQLYGLIGVQLPRDARQQINHGQTVHFVAQTQPGDLAFFDNAEGNIVHVGLLLDDQQIIHASGEVRIDPLDHNGIFNRDRQKYTHKLRLIKRLLTE; encoded by the coding sequence TTGGAACACGGAATCTGCGCACTGAGCGTTGTGCCGGTACGCGCCGAACCTACGGACAAAGCCGAAATTGTTACCCAATTAGTCTTTGGCGAGTGCTACTCCATCCTGTTAGCGCAGGGACAATGGATACAGATCCGGACTACCGCCGACCAGTACGTGGGCTGGATGGATGTGAAGCAACATACCTCCATAACCACCGACTACTTAGCCGCCTGGCAAGCCCAGGACCACCCGCGTACGTTGGATGTGGTGCAAATCGTAAGCGACCCGGATACCCGCATTCCGGTGCAGCTCGGTTCACGGCTGCCTTTCTTCGATGGGATGACGTTGCGCCTCGGGGAGCGGCAGCTATTCTACAACGGCGCTGCCACCAACCCCCAAAACGGGCACGGGCCGCACGGGCCCCTTGATGCTCGCCTGCGCCTGCTTCAGAAAATGGCGCTCGTGTACCTGAAAGCGCCCTACCTATGGGGTGGCAAAAGTTTGTTTGGCATCGACTGCTCTGGATTGATGCAGCAACTCTACGGCCTCATTGGGGTGCAGCTCCCCCGCGATGCGCGCCAGCAGATCAACCACGGCCAAACGGTGCACTTCGTGGCCCAAACCCAGCCCGGCGACTTGGCTTTCTTTGACAACGCGGAAGGCAACATAGTACACGTTGGGTTACTACTTGACGACCAGCAAATCATCCATGCCAGCGGCGAAGTACGCATCGACCCTCTCGACCACAATGGCATCTTCAACCGCGACCGGCAGAAGTACACCCACAAGCTGCGCCTGATCAAGCGCCTGCTAACCGAATAA
- the tsaD gene encoding tRNA (adenosine(37)-N6)-threonylcarbamoyltransferase complex transferase subunit TsaD, producing MPTILAIESSCDDTSAAVMVDGEIRSNVVATQQVHEQYGGVVPELASRAHQQHLIPVVTAALHKAGVAKQDLDAVAFTQGPGLLGSLLVGGMFAKTFALALGKPLIAVNHMRAHILAHFIEEPRPEFPFLCLTVSGGHTQLVIVRGALDMEIIGQTIDDAAGEAFDKTAKLLGLPYPGGPHLDKLARQGNPTRFPFPIGTMPGYDFSFSGLKTAVMYFLRQQTAKDPAFIQDNLPDLCASIQYTIIQTLLRQLRRAAADHHLTQIALAGGVAANSGLRQALHDEAASQNWQVFIPDFQFCTDNAGMVAMTAQFQYQAGDFANQLVSSDPRLKLTSGS from the coding sequence ATGCCTACCATTCTCGCCATCGAATCCTCTTGCGACGATACTTCCGCTGCCGTCATGGTAGACGGTGAAATCCGCTCCAACGTGGTGGCCACGCAGCAAGTCCACGAGCAATACGGCGGTGTGGTGCCCGAATTAGCCTCGCGTGCCCACCAGCAACATCTGATTCCAGTTGTGACGGCTGCGTTGCACAAAGCCGGCGTTGCTAAGCAAGACCTGGATGCCGTGGCCTTTACGCAGGGGCCAGGCTTGCTCGGTTCCTTGCTGGTAGGCGGCATGTTTGCCAAAACCTTTGCTCTGGCCCTGGGCAAGCCACTCATCGCCGTCAATCACATGCGGGCGCATATCCTGGCGCATTTCATTGAGGAACCGCGACCCGAATTTCCGTTTCTGTGTCTGACGGTCAGTGGGGGGCATACCCAACTGGTGATTGTGCGCGGCGCGCTGGATATGGAAATCATCGGCCAAACTATTGACGATGCCGCGGGAGAAGCGTTCGACAAAACGGCGAAGCTTCTCGGTCTGCCGTATCCCGGCGGGCCGCACCTCGACAAGCTGGCCCGTCAGGGCAACCCCACGCGCTTTCCGTTTCCCATCGGGACCATGCCGGGCTACGATTTCAGCTTCAGCGGCTTGAAAACGGCCGTTATGTATTTCCTGCGCCAGCAAACGGCCAAAGACCCTGCGTTCATCCAAGACAACCTGCCCGACCTCTGCGCCAGCATCCAGTATACCATCATTCAAACGTTGCTGCGGCAGCTTCGTCGCGCCGCCGCCGACCATCACCTCACCCAGATAGCCTTAGCCGGTGGGGTGGCTGCTAACTCCGGCCTACGCCAGGCCCTGCACGATGAAGCGGCCAGCCAAAACTGGCAAGTGTTTATTCCCGACTTCCAGTTCTGCACCGACAACGCGGGCATGGTGGCCATGACGGCGCAGTTTCAATACCAAGCCGGCGACTTCGCCAATCAACTCGTTAGCTCCGACCCACGGCTAAAACTAACTTCTGGTTCGTAG
- a CDS encoding thioesterase family protein, translating to MKLLFQPGDVQTYSFVVTAQDFAVLNGKLIHPVLSTFALGQALEWSSRQFVDLMLEEGEAGIGTMLLVEHHAPAFEGETVEIQAIFDELKGAELTCHVKAYVGERLVATGRTGQRIVDSAKLHARFNALRKTS from the coding sequence ATGAAATTGCTTTTCCAGCCTGGGGATGTTCAGACGTACTCGTTTGTAGTTACAGCGCAGGATTTTGCCGTACTCAACGGAAAGCTGATTCATCCGGTGCTGAGCACGTTTGCGTTGGGGCAGGCGCTGGAGTGGAGCAGTCGGCAGTTTGTGGACCTGATGCTGGAAGAAGGAGAGGCCGGCATTGGCACGATGCTCTTGGTGGAACACCACGCACCGGCCTTCGAAGGAGAAACCGTGGAAATTCAAGCTATTTTTGATGAGTTGAAAGGCGCTGAATTGACTTGCCACGTAAAAGCGTATGTAGGCGAGCGGCTAGTAGCTACCGGCCGTACCGGCCAGCGCATCGTAGATAGTGCTAAGCTACATGCGCGCTTCAACGCACTACGCAAGACTTCCTAG